The Halomonas sp. KG2 genome contains a region encoding:
- a CDS encoding PRC-barrel domain-containing protein codes for MRKTMLTTAISTALLGSLAFGVQASTEPQGMYSADDIMDAEVFFAGGSGEEIGEVEDILFDEEMRISALVIESGAVLGLGGREIVINTDQFTLETHTESDGDTGHRIMLEASQEEVESFPTYDRDWWEQTKNSARDAWQTTKEGAQSAWQSTREAVNDNQ; via the coding sequence ATGCGCAAGACAATGCTTACCACTGCTATCAGTACCGCCCTTTTAGGCAGCTTAGCCTTCGGTGTTCAGGCCTCAACTGAACCCCAAGGTATGTATTCTGCAGATGACATCATGGATGCAGAGGTGTTTTTTGCGGGTGGTTCTGGTGAAGAAATAGGTGAAGTCGAAGACATTCTTTTTGATGAAGAAATGCGCATTTCAGCGCTAGTCATTGAAAGTGGTGCAGTTCTTGGCCTTGGTGGTCGTGAAATTGTTATTAATACTGATCAATTTACCCTGGAAACCCATACCGAGAGTGATGGTGATACCGGACACCGCATTATGCTTGAGGCCTCCCAAGAGGAAGTTGAATCCTTCCCTACCTACGATCGCGATTGGTGGGAACAGACTAAAAACAGTGCCCGCGATGCATGGCAAACGACCAAAGAAGGTGCTCAAAGCGCCTGGCAGTCTACTCGCGAAGCCGTTAATGATAACCAGTAA
- a CDS encoding type 1 glutamine amidotransferase — protein sequence MSRPLIGITTSDQKSHLAWWFDWFAVWRHGGKPLRLSPSRPLPAHLDGLIIGGGDDIQAHLYGGEVQLDVRLDPARDELELNLLGRFIPQNTPVLGICRGAQLINVHLGGTLDPDIYTTHEGLKRRRTVLPRKTVDIVGGSKLYQLLGVTWCRVNSLHHQAVNQAGDGINIVARDRDGLVQGIESTKHDFLIGVQWHPEWLIFNRPQQRLISALVAAAKQGAG from the coding sequence ATGTCTCGACCACTTATTGGGATTACAACCTCTGATCAAAAAAGCCACCTAGCGTGGTGGTTTGACTGGTTCGCCGTATGGCGACATGGCGGCAAACCGCTTCGCTTGTCCCCATCACGCCCCTTGCCTGCCCATCTTGACGGGCTAATTATTGGAGGCGGCGATGACATCCAAGCACACCTTTACGGCGGCGAAGTACAGCTGGATGTGCGGCTAGACCCAGCCCGCGATGAACTGGAACTCAATCTACTCGGCCGATTTATTCCACAAAACACTCCTGTATTGGGAATTTGCCGGGGAGCTCAGCTAATCAACGTCCATTTAGGAGGCACCCTCGACCCTGATATTTATACCACCCATGAAGGCCTGAAACGACGGCGCACTGTGCTACCGCGCAAAACAGTGGATATTGTCGGAGGAAGCAAGCTTTATCAGCTGTTAGGCGTCACGTGGTGTCGCGTGAATAGCCTGCACCATCAGGCGGTCAATCAAGCAGGTGACGGTATCAATATTGTCGCCCGCGACCGGGACGGGCTAGTCCAGGGAATTGAGTCGACAAAACATGATTTTCTGATTGGCGTGCAGTGGCATCCCGAATGGCTTATTTTCAACCGCCCCCAGCAACGTTTAATTAGTGCACTGGTGGCGGCAGCGAAGCAAGGCGCAGGCTAG
- a CDS encoding peptidoglycan DD-metalloendopeptidase family protein — MLRILHSLPRTHKLLLLPVATMVTVLGTQKLITTYHDLNQSHTPLESVLVPLPSDSAPGVPSLRQERTPVAEAIDRASRAIDATRDNIPLNDLAATEIVDLDVITSAEASMASVTTQPPTNAQLDDGALHMAVVLGTLSSGMLDADKTASAEVDNTASVEIADATSYEDYGNELFGDISFLELELAADEPYVPRWKTHIVESGETFALLAQNKLGLGYSEVMALLEDLPDPRMLTHWRTGHSFDYKLDENGRLLSLRMMKNTRDGILLERDEEHFAATVIERQGEAVQRLYAGSVSGSFARSAQATGLSSSAVTELTHLLEQKLDFRRDSRRGDRFQVLVESDMIDGEAFDSRVLAVKYDGERMDLTLLRNATDSNFYTPEGSSLDPAFSRYPFEGNYRLSSNFNPRRKHPVTGRISPHNGTDFAMPIGTPVVAPANGRVEKVGNHHAAGRYIVVRHDNGYQTRYLHLSRPLVTEGTRIEMGERIALSGNTGRSTGPHLHYEVIVNNSPVNAMNVELPENTSLSGDTLIAFQRQAEPMMAALDSGETGTISVANYERQEE; from the coding sequence ATGTTGCGAATTCTTCATTCGCTGCCCCGCACACATAAATTGTTACTGTTACCCGTGGCTACAATGGTCACTGTGCTGGGCACACAAAAGTTAATTACGACCTACCACGACTTAAATCAATCTCATACACCACTGGAAAGCGTGCTTGTACCGCTTCCCAGCGACTCTGCTCCAGGGGTTCCTTCATTGCGTCAAGAACGCACCCCCGTTGCTGAAGCCATTGATCGCGCTTCTCGCGCTATTGATGCCACGCGAGATAATATTCCGCTGAACGACCTCGCGGCTACCGAAATTGTCGATCTAGATGTCATCACTAGCGCCGAAGCCTCGATGGCTAGCGTCACGACGCAACCTCCCACTAATGCCCAGCTGGATGACGGCGCGCTTCACATGGCCGTGGTATTAGGGACCCTCTCAAGCGGTATGCTCGATGCTGATAAAACGGCTTCCGCCGAAGTGGATAACACGGCTTCCGTGGAAATTGCCGATGCCACTTCATATGAAGATTATGGCAATGAGCTATTTGGTGATATTTCGTTTCTCGAGCTGGAACTTGCTGCGGACGAGCCCTACGTCCCTAGGTGGAAAACACATATTGTTGAATCGGGTGAGACCTTTGCATTGCTGGCACAGAACAAGCTAGGCCTTGGCTACAGCGAAGTAATGGCGTTGCTAGAGGATCTCCCGGATCCACGTATGCTTACTCATTGGCGTACTGGCCACAGTTTCGATTACAAGTTAGATGAAAATGGTCGTTTACTGTCGTTGCGTATGATGAAAAACACCCGTGACGGTATCTTGCTGGAACGCGATGAAGAACACTTTGCCGCAACTGTTATTGAGCGCCAGGGTGAAGCGGTACAGCGTCTTTACGCGGGTAGCGTAAGTGGTAGTTTTGCACGCTCAGCCCAGGCAACGGGGCTAAGTAGCAGCGCCGTTACCGAACTCACTCACCTACTTGAGCAAAAACTCGATTTTCGGCGCGACAGCCGTCGCGGAGATCGCTTTCAAGTGCTAGTTGAGTCAGACATGATTGATGGAGAAGCGTTTGACTCTCGCGTGCTTGCTGTTAAGTACGATGGCGAACGCATGGATTTAACGCTTCTTCGCAATGCTACTGATAGCAATTTCTATACGCCCGAAGGGAGTAGCCTAGACCCTGCTTTCTCGCGCTATCCGTTTGAAGGCAATTACCGTCTAAGTTCCAATTTTAACCCGCGCCGCAAACACCCAGTGACTGGCCGTATAAGCCCGCATAATGGAACCGATTTTGCGATGCCTATTGGCACACCTGTCGTTGCTCCCGCCAATGGCCGCGTGGAAAAAGTGGGTAACCATCATGCCGCGGGGCGTTACATTGTCGTTCGTCATGATAATGGCTATCAAACCCGTTATCTTCACCTTTCTCGTCCGCTGGTCACCGAAGGTACGCGTATTGAAATGGGTGAGCGCATTGCGCTTTCGGGCAATACAGGGCGGAGTACGGGGCCTCATCTGCACTATGAAGTCATCGTCAACAACTCGCCTGTCAACGCGATGAACGTAGAGCTGCCTGAAAATACCAGCCTAAGCGGAGATACTTTGATTGCTTTCCAGCGCCAGGCTGAGCCCATGATGGCAGCATTGGATAGCGGTGAGACAGGTACTATCAGCGTTGCCAACTACGAGCGCCAAGAAGAGTAG
- the tpx gene encoding thiol peroxidase — protein MQQITRAGEPMDVAGTLPAPGQTAPLMTLTNADLNDVTLDTYSGKRKVLNIIPSVDTPTCAVSTRRFNELASQLDNTVVLVVSADLPFAAKRFCGGEGLDNVETLSTFRHREFQEAWGVALANSAMEGLCARAVVVLDADNRVLHSELVSELKNEPDYEAALAALKG, from the coding sequence ATGCAACAGATAACCCGTGCTGGCGAGCCCATGGATGTGGCGGGAACGCTACCTGCTCCAGGCCAAACTGCTCCGCTGATGACGCTCACCAATGCCGATTTGAATGATGTCACCCTTGATACTTATTCGGGCAAGCGCAAAGTACTGAATATTATCCCCAGTGTGGATACGCCCACTTGTGCGGTGTCTACTCGGCGGTTCAATGAACTGGCCTCGCAATTGGATAATACCGTGGTACTGGTGGTGTCTGCTGACCTGCCATTTGCAGCCAAGCGCTTTTGCGGTGGAGAAGGGTTGGATAACGTTGAAACCTTGTCTACCTTCCGCCATCGAGAGTTCCAAGAAGCTTGGGGTGTCGCATTGGCTAATAGTGCAATGGAAGGGTTGTGCGCCCGTGCCGTGGTAGTGCTCGATGCAGACAACCGCGTGTTGCACAGTGAGCTGGTAAGCGAGCTGAAAAATGAGCCTGATTATGAGGCCGCGCTGGCAGCCCTAAAAGGCTAG
- a CDS encoding DEAD/DEAH box helicase — protein sequence MTSTSVASPSFGDLALLPAVLSAVEAQGYEIPSPIQAQTIPALLEGRDMLGQAQTGTGKTAAFALPLLSRLELTRREPQVLVMAPTRELAQQVAASFSKYGQNLKGLEVAILCGGQEYREQLGALKRGAQVIVGTPGRIIDHLDRGSLKLDGLSALVLDEADEMLRMGFIDDVKRVVADTPKDAQRVFFSATLPTEIERIVNRYLVNPVKVAIESRTTTGENIEQRIVRVDGGAKLEAVARILEVEPVDAAIVFVRTRAACTTLVEQLTARGVNAAGLSGDLDQSLRERTITRLKRGKVDVLIATDVAARGLDVPRITHVINYDLPQDAEAYTHRIGRTGRAGRSGIAITFAGFREGRKVGWMEQATGQKMTEMPLPDEAAIRAHRDDVFHHRVVAALTKGAEEQRALVERLVEEGHDAVELACAFAAMARADEAPIGRLQAPRKERAPRDSAPGGKPGGRRERSSAPSEGMIRYRVSVGHKDGVKPGQLVGALANEGGIEGARIGRIDIRNAFSVVELPSGLPSTILAKMARARVAGRPLEISEDSAPERAPRRRRDDGDAPVRRRERA from the coding sequence ATGACCTCGACTTCTGTCGCTTCGCCGAGCTTCGGCGATCTTGCTCTGTTGCCTGCCGTTCTCTCTGCTGTTGAAGCACAAGGCTACGAAATTCCCTCGCCGATCCAGGCGCAGACAATTCCTGCGTTGCTGGAAGGCCGCGATATGCTGGGCCAAGCACAAACCGGCACCGGCAAAACCGCTGCATTTGCATTGCCATTGTTATCGCGTTTAGAACTTACCCGTCGCGAGCCTCAAGTACTGGTTATGGCTCCGACCCGTGAACTTGCTCAGCAGGTTGCGGCTTCGTTCAGTAAATATGGCCAAAACCTCAAGGGTCTTGAAGTCGCTATCCTTTGTGGTGGCCAAGAGTACCGTGAACAGTTAGGCGCGCTAAAGCGCGGTGCCCAGGTTATTGTTGGCACCCCTGGCCGTATTATCGATCACCTTGATCGCGGTAGTCTGAAACTCGACGGTCTTTCGGCACTCGTGCTGGATGAAGCTGACGAAATGCTGCGCATGGGCTTTATCGACGACGTAAAACGCGTGGTTGCCGATACCCCTAAAGATGCTCAGCGTGTGTTCTTCTCGGCAACGCTGCCGACTGAAATTGAGCGCATTGTTAACCGCTATCTGGTTAATCCGGTAAAAGTTGCGATTGAGTCGCGCACGACGACCGGTGAAAACATTGAACAGCGTATTGTACGCGTCGATGGTGGCGCTAAGCTTGAAGCAGTGGCACGCATCCTTGAAGTTGAGCCGGTTGATGCCGCTATTGTCTTCGTGCGTACTCGTGCTGCTTGTACCACGCTGGTTGAACAGCTGACAGCTCGTGGCGTTAATGCCGCTGGCCTGTCTGGCGATCTAGACCAAAGCCTGCGTGAGCGCACTATTACACGCCTCAAGCGTGGCAAGGTTGATGTGCTGATTGCGACCGACGTCGCTGCTCGTGGTCTTGACGTTCCGCGTATTACGCACGTTATCAACTACGATCTGCCGCAAGACGCAGAAGCTTATACTCACCGTATCGGTCGTACCGGTCGTGCGGGCCGTAGCGGTATCGCGATTACGTTCGCTGGTTTCCGTGAAGGCCGTAAAGTGGGCTGGATGGAGCAGGCTACCGGTCAGAAAATGACTGAAATGCCGCTGCCAGACGAAGCCGCTATTCGCGCTCACCGTGATGACGTATTCCATCATCGCGTTGTGGCAGCCCTGACCAAAGGTGCTGAAGAGCAGCGTGCACTGGTTGAGCGCCTGGTAGAAGAAGGTCATGATGCCGTTGAGCTAGCTTGTGCTTTTGCCGCGATGGCACGTGCTGACGAAGCGCCGATTGGACGCTTGCAAGCCCCGCGTAAAGAGCGTGCTCCGCGTGATAGCGCGCCTGGTGGCAAGCCCGGTGGCCGTCGCGAGCGCTCAAGCGCACCTAGCGAAGGTATGATTCGTTACCGTGTTTCTGTTGGCCATAAAGATGGCGTTAAGCCTGGTCAACTGGTGGGTGCACTGGCGAACGAAGGTGGCATCGAGGGCGCGCGTATCGGCCGTATCGATATCCGCAACGCTTTCTCGGTAGTTGAGCTACCCAGTGGCCTGCCTTCCACTATTCTGGCGAAAATGGCACGTGCCCGCGTTGCTGGTCGCCCGTTAGAAATTAGTGAAGACAGTGCACCTGAGCGTGCTCCACGTCGTCGCCGTGATGACGGTGATGCACCCGTTCGTCGCCGCGAACGCGCTTAA
- a CDS encoding glutathione S-transferase family protein, whose translation MGLLVNGEWVDQWYDTKKHGGEFVRESAQLRDWVGDDAMMGAPSGKEWEGQSYPAQADRYHLYVSLACPWAHRVLIMRKLKGLESLIGTSHVSPLMQDKGWTYDQSEGSSGDPVNHVDYHHQLYTMSDSAYTGRVTVPLLWDKQRSAIVNNESADLVRIFNHAFDELTGNDLDFYPDDLRRTIDDINDDVYAHINNGVYKSGFATDQQVYEKHVLALFDALDRMEKRLSEHRYLAGEWLTEADIRLFTTLIRFDAVYFGHFKCNLKRIEDYPNLANYVRELYQWPGIAETINMDQIKRHYYYSHDTINPTRIVPAGPLLDLERPHDRERLPGQGIRRRAS comes from the coding sequence ATGGGACTGCTTGTTAACGGCGAATGGGTTGATCAGTGGTACGACACTAAGAAGCATGGTGGAGAATTTGTCCGTGAGTCTGCTCAGCTGCGCGACTGGGTGGGCGACGATGCCATGATGGGCGCACCGTCAGGCAAAGAATGGGAAGGGCAGAGCTACCCTGCGCAAGCAGACCGTTACCATCTTTATGTATCACTAGCCTGCCCTTGGGCGCATCGAGTTCTTATTATGCGCAAGTTAAAAGGGCTGGAATCACTCATTGGCACTTCCCATGTCAGCCCGTTGATGCAGGATAAGGGCTGGACGTATGACCAAAGTGAGGGCTCCAGCGGGGATCCTGTTAACCACGTCGACTATCACCATCAGCTCTATACGATGAGTGATTCTGCCTATACGGGACGGGTCACGGTACCGCTGCTTTGGGATAAGCAACGTAGCGCAATAGTCAATAATGAGTCGGCTGATTTGGTGCGCATTTTTAATCACGCGTTTGATGAGTTGACCGGTAACGATTTAGATTTTTACCCTGATGACCTGCGTCGCACTATTGATGACATCAACGACGATGTGTACGCGCACATTAATAACGGTGTTTATAAGTCGGGTTTTGCGACGGATCAGCAGGTGTATGAAAAACATGTGCTGGCTTTGTTCGATGCTTTAGATCGAATGGAAAAACGCTTGAGCGAGCATCGTTATCTGGCGGGGGAGTGGTTAACAGAGGCGGATATTCGGCTTTTCACCACGCTGATCCGTTTTGATGCTGTCTACTTCGGTCATTTTAAGTGCAATTTAAAACGTATTGAAGATTACCCCAATCTAGCAAATTACGTTCGCGAGCTGTATCAGTGGCCGGGAATTGCAGAGACCATCAATATGGACCAGATAAAACGCCATTACTACTACAGCCATGACACGATTAATCCAACGCGTATTGTGCCAGCCGGACCGCTATTGGATTTAGAGCGCCCTCATGATCGTGAACGCTTGCCAGGGCAGGGCATCCGTCGTCGAGCTTCATAA
- a CDS encoding glutamine amidotransferase — protein MTSLVIIKTGDAFPEVVDQYGDFEQLFINQLSTVLPTHLSLRVWDARKQGVPPTPTSFAGIMLTGSHSMVSEQEPWSEALKPWLEQALAENVPMLGVCYGHQLMASAFGGISDYHPAGRESGTRKVRLTQAGHQDPLFSKLPTHFSAHLTHAQSVMQLPPNATVLAHNNHDAHQALRYGPRQWSVQFHPEFTRPVMHAYIERQKAALRDQGENPDALIDAITDTQAASSLLRHFLRFT, from the coding sequence ATGACCTCTTTAGTCATTATCAAAACCGGTGACGCCTTCCCTGAAGTGGTCGACCAATACGGTGATTTCGAGCAACTCTTTATCAATCAGCTTTCGACGGTACTGCCGACACATCTGTCACTCAGGGTTTGGGATGCGCGCAAACAAGGTGTTCCACCTACTCCTACCTCATTCGCCGGCATTATGCTCACGGGTTCCCACAGTATGGTGAGCGAACAGGAGCCATGGAGCGAGGCGCTAAAACCTTGGCTTGAGCAAGCGCTAGCCGAGAACGTCCCTATGCTTGGCGTGTGCTATGGTCACCAGTTGATGGCGTCAGCCTTCGGTGGCATTAGCGATTACCACCCTGCAGGAAGAGAATCAGGAACGCGCAAGGTACGACTGACCCAAGCAGGCCATCAAGACCCCCTGTTTAGCAAGCTGCCCACACACTTCTCGGCTCACCTGACCCACGCCCAGTCCGTCATGCAGTTGCCACCCAACGCCACGGTGTTGGCGCATAACAACCACGATGCTCATCAAGCATTACGTTATGGCCCCCGCCAATGGAGCGTGCAGTTTCACCCAGAGTTCACCCGACCAGTGATGCATGCTTATATCGAGCGCCAGAAAGCCGCATTGCGCGACCAAGGTGAAAATCCCGACGCCCTCATTGACGCGATCACCGACACTCAAGCGGCCTCTAGCCTACTGCGCCATTTCCTACGCTTTACGTAA
- a CDS encoding amidoligase family protein gives MTLHAPPNRTNSDGKTRRVGVEIEFAGLPPHDTAELVRELFGGELNVVSPHRLLVEATRWGEFGIELDTQYAHPDKTLLEEHHESDSEWARQQRHRRIEFHQKTRELIGDMVTGLVPTEIVCPPIPWDELGELDQLFSALRDKGAKGTDASLLYGFGLHLNPEVERFDVAYLLAMMQAYLLLASWLRDEIKVDITREVLPHANPFHKEYALKVLDSGYQPDLDTFIDDYLHYNPTRNRELDLLPLFAHLRPDHPHELLHSQLTKPRPTFHYRLPNAQLSQPGWGSVVEWNRWVEVEKLAANSEVLRARCDEYIAEHSQPWWKRCKTKLLGLLKSS, from the coding sequence ATGACGCTGCACGCTCCTCCTAACCGTACAAATAGTGATGGAAAAACAAGGCGTGTCGGTGTGGAAATCGAATTCGCCGGACTCCCGCCGCATGATACCGCTGAGCTGGTACGCGAGCTATTTGGGGGTGAGCTTAACGTGGTCAGTCCCCATCGGCTACTCGTTGAAGCGACTCGATGGGGCGAATTCGGTATTGAGCTGGATACCCAGTATGCTCATCCTGATAAGACGTTACTGGAAGAACACCATGAAAGCGACAGTGAATGGGCACGCCAGCAGCGCCATCGGCGAATAGAGTTCCATCAAAAAACCCGCGAACTGATTGGCGACATGGTGACGGGCCTAGTGCCTACGGAAATTGTCTGCCCGCCGATTCCCTGGGATGAGTTAGGTGAACTAGACCAGCTATTTAGTGCCCTACGCGACAAAGGCGCGAAAGGCACGGATGCCAGCTTACTCTACGGATTTGGCTTGCATCTAAACCCTGAAGTAGAACGGTTTGACGTTGCTTACCTTCTAGCCATGATGCAAGCGTATCTGCTTCTCGCCAGCTGGCTGCGCGATGAAATCAAAGTCGACATTACCCGTGAAGTACTGCCTCACGCCAATCCATTTCATAAAGAGTACGCTCTTAAAGTCCTGGATTCTGGTTATCAGCCTGATTTAGATACGTTTATCGATGACTATCTGCACTACAACCCAACGCGTAATCGAGAGTTAGATCTACTGCCGCTGTTTGCGCACCTGCGTCCTGACCATCCCCATGAGCTGCTGCATAGCCAGCTCACTAAACCACGCCCGACGTTTCATTACCGGCTACCCAATGCGCAGCTTTCTCAGCCCGGTTGGGGGTCAGTTGTGGAGTGGAATCGCTGGGTTGAGGTAGAAAAGCTAGCCGCAAACAGTGAGGTGCTGCGCGCTCGCTGCGATGAGTATATTGCTGAACACAGCCAACCTTGGTGGAAACGCTGTAAAACGAAGCTGCTTGGCCTATTGAAGTCATCCTAA
- a CDS encoding LysR family transcriptional regulator: protein MSRVTLAQWQMLAAVVDHGGFARAAEAIHKSPSTLNHAVHKLEEQLGVQVLEPVGRQVRLTEAGELLLRRARQLIESAASLEDVATRLAAGLEAEIVVAIDQIFPAAAQAKALERFSETYPQVRVQLHESVLNGGTEMLHDGRADLVVSGIAAQGYLGEPLVNVRFIAVAHPSHELHQLSRSLDLRDLTQHRQLVVRDSAIRQSTNSGWLKAEQRWTVSHLNTSLDMLKRGLGFAWMPETRIADELSSGQLKPLPLSAGGIRMVPMQLIFRDRDRAGPAAHAMAQALKQGVSELCPKDSISSNESP, encoded by the coding sequence ATGTCTCGAGTAACTCTTGCACAGTGGCAGATGCTGGCAGCCGTTGTTGACCATGGTGGGTTTGCGCGGGCGGCCGAGGCTATTCACAAAAGCCCATCTACGCTTAATCATGCCGTGCACAAGCTAGAAGAGCAATTGGGTGTTCAGGTGCTGGAACCGGTGGGCAGGCAGGTACGCCTAACTGAGGCGGGCGAACTCTTATTGCGCCGGGCTCGTCAGTTAATTGAGAGTGCTGCCTCTTTAGAAGATGTTGCTACCCGTTTGGCTGCAGGCCTGGAAGCTGAAATCGTGGTCGCTATTGATCAGATTTTTCCAGCTGCTGCTCAAGCGAAAGCGCTTGAACGTTTCTCGGAAACGTATCCTCAAGTCAGAGTGCAGTTGCATGAAAGCGTGCTCAATGGTGGTACGGAAATGCTCCACGATGGTCGTGCGGACCTCGTCGTCTCAGGGATTGCGGCTCAAGGGTATTTAGGTGAACCGCTGGTGAACGTGCGGTTTATAGCCGTTGCACACCCAAGCCACGAGTTGCACCAGCTTAGCCGCTCGCTAGACCTTCGGGATCTAACCCAACACCGTCAATTGGTAGTGCGTGATTCAGCGATACGCCAGTCGACTAATTCCGGCTGGTTGAAAGCAGAGCAACGATGGACGGTGAGTCACTTAAACACGTCATTAGATATGCTGAAGCGTGGGTTAGGGTTTGCCTGGATGCCAGAAACCCGTATTGCTGATGAACTTTCAAGTGGGCAACTCAAACCTTTGCCGCTCAGTGCTGGTGGGATACGAATGGTACCTATGCAGTTGATATTCAGAGACCGAGATCGCGCTGGCCCTGCAGCCCATGCCATGGCACAGGCATTGAAGCAGGGAGTGAGCGAGCTCTGCCCTAAGGATTCGATTTCATCGAATGAATCGCCGTAA
- a CDS encoding CsbD family protein, with amino-acid sequence MNWDQIEGSWKEMKGKARASWGELTDDELTQIGGKKDQLVGKLQQKYGLEREEAERRADEWANDL; translated from the coding sequence ATGAACTGGGATCAAATTGAAGGCAGCTGGAAAGAAATGAAAGGAAAAGCTCGCGCAAGCTGGGGTGAATTAACTGACGATGAGCTTACCCAGATTGGCGGCAAAAAAGATCAACTTGTTGGCAAGCTACAGCAGAAATATGGTTTAGAGCGGGAAGAAGCCGAACGCCGCGCTGATGAATGGGCGAACGATCTTTAA
- the nfi gene encoding deoxyribonuclease V (cleaves DNA at apurinic or apyrimidinic sites) translates to MDAPLHDWNLAPKEAVALQTVLAKRLETTDRIGSVHHIAGVDIGFEAGGDITRAAVVVLKWQPDTTQHLTMVEQVVHREPTRMPYIPGLLSFREIPAALEAFAKLAITPELVMVDGQGIAHPRRLGVAAHLGLWLNLPTIGIAKSRLTGQHAEVGNTRGDWVPLTSGNDVIGAVLRSRENVKPVFVSPGHRLSLETSLDWVVRCLGRTKLPEPTRLADRLASRRDQKRLT, encoded by the coding sequence ATGGACGCACCGCTACATGACTGGAATTTAGCTCCAAAAGAGGCCGTAGCGCTGCAAACAGTGCTGGCGAAACGACTTGAAACCACTGATCGTATCGGTTCTGTGCACCATATTGCTGGGGTCGATATTGGGTTTGAAGCGGGTGGTGATATCACTCGGGCGGCGGTCGTTGTCCTAAAATGGCAGCCTGACACCACGCAACACCTAACGATGGTAGAGCAGGTGGTTCATCGTGAGCCAACGCGGATGCCTTATATTCCCGGGCTGCTCTCTTTTCGCGAGATCCCAGCCGCTCTGGAAGCGTTCGCTAAGCTTGCGATCACACCCGAACTGGTAATGGTCGACGGGCAGGGGATTGCGCATCCTCGACGGCTTGGTGTCGCTGCCCACCTGGGGCTATGGCTGAATTTACCGACGATCGGCATCGCTAAGTCCCGCTTAACGGGGCAGCATGCAGAGGTGGGAAACACGCGGGGGGATTGGGTGCCTCTAACATCAGGTAACGACGTTATTGGTGCCGTGCTACGCTCGCGGGAAAATGTGAAACCGGTGTTCGTATCGCCTGGGCATCGATTATCCCTTGAAACATCGCTTGACTGGGTGGTGCGCTGTTTAGGACGCACCAAGTTACCAGAACCCACGCGATTAGCGGATCGGCTTGCATCAAGACGCGACCAAAAGCGGCTTACGTAA